The following proteins come from a genomic window of Enterococcus gilvus ATCC BAA-350:
- the argF gene encoding ornithine carbamoyltransferase: MKVSHVKNYPTKHFIDNYELSKEEIQDILSTIVQLKEAAHQNAIPQLLKGVTLAMIFEEPSTRTRVSFETAMAELGGHGLYLKPGEIHFGSHEAIKDTAKVLSSMCDGIMLRTEEHELVLNLAEHATVPVFNAMTYYIHPTQGLADVLTMMEHLPEGKTLEDSQIVFVGDSGENGIMAMEHAHLAASLGLKYTIASPKKYTISQAEIDKVNKKMALTGGTLTVTEEVEEAVKQADFIIPDVWYYYGYEDEKEERTAAFYPRYQLNMEMLNIAPDHCKALHCLPANREVEITSEVLDHPTRSLVFQEAENRLHVQRGLLAWYLYPRLKRANDQTKSYYEGKMRAFLDQRLS; this comes from the coding sequence ATGAAAGTATCACATGTAAAAAATTATCCGACGAAGCATTTTATTGACAATTATGAGTTATCGAAAGAGGAGATCCAAGACATATTAAGTACGATCGTCCAATTAAAAGAAGCGGCCCATCAAAATGCCATTCCACAATTGCTGAAGGGGGTGACGCTGGCAATGATTTTTGAAGAGCCTTCGACACGGACGCGGGTATCCTTTGAAACGGCCATGGCAGAATTAGGCGGACACGGCCTGTATTTGAAACCCGGAGAGATCCATTTTGGCTCTCATGAAGCCATCAAAGACACGGCAAAAGTTTTGTCCAGTATGTGTGATGGGATCATGCTGCGGACGGAAGAACACGAGCTGGTACTGAATTTAGCAGAACACGCAACGGTCCCCGTCTTCAATGCTATGACCTATTACATTCACCCTACGCAGGGGTTGGCGGATGTGTTGACGATGATGGAGCACCTTCCGGAGGGAAAGACTTTAGAGGACAGCCAGATCGTCTTTGTGGGAGATTCTGGGGAAAACGGGATCATGGCAATGGAGCACGCCCATTTGGCTGCATCATTAGGTCTTAAGTATACGATCGCTTCGCCGAAGAAATACACCATCAGTCAAGCAGAGATCGACAAGGTCAATAAGAAAATGGCGCTGACTGGCGGGACGCTGACGGTGACTGAAGAGGTTGAAGAAGCTGTAAAACAGGCAGACTTTATTATCCCTGATGTTTGGTATTATTATGGGTATGAGGACGAAAAAGAAGAACGCACAGCAGCTTTTTATCCGCGCTATCAATTGAATATGGAGATGCTGAATATCGCACCGGATCACTGCAAAGCGCTGCACTGCTTGCCGGCAAATCGCGAGGTGGAGATCACCAGCGAGGTCTTGGATCATCCCACTCGTTCACTGGTTTTCCAAGAGGCCGAAAATCGTCTCCATGTTCAAAGAGGCTTGCTGGCATGGTACTTGTATCCGCGGCTAAAGCGGGCAAATGATCAGACGAAAAGCTATTATGAAGGAAAGATGCGGGCATTTCTGGACCAAAGATTAAGCTAG
- a CDS encoding MurR/RpiR family transcriptional regulator produces MTETKNFYSAANQHLTQLNESEKRIFNYVLKNFDEAKHHSIRQLAKKCYVSSATIFRFTKKLGFEGYSDFIDSLLHAPQAPQTIPHSVKQKDYKEEYLKNIMESIRVVDQERMETFNQLLDNDPVIYLMGEELDLQALRYVDWLFTAQGFHSVLLSDQASIRHALHHIRDQDILFVFAYNGDSPAVIETIELVKQASQATVVSFTRAVTNVVQNLCDLDFYIFTDEIIYDSLDMTSRVSMIAIVELILYKRLKKSLTTE; encoded by the coding sequence GTGACAGAAACGAAAAACTTTTATAGCGCAGCCAATCAGCACCTCACACAGTTGAATGAATCAGAGAAGCGGATTTTTAACTACGTGTTGAAAAATTTTGACGAAGCCAAGCACCACAGCATCCGTCAGTTGGCAAAAAAATGTTACGTCTCTTCAGCAACCATCTTCCGCTTTACTAAAAAGCTGGGTTTTGAGGGGTACAGTGATTTCATCGACAGCTTGCTGCATGCGCCTCAAGCACCGCAAACGATCCCCCATTCTGTAAAACAAAAGGATTACAAAGAAGAATATTTAAAAAATATCATGGAATCCATCCGCGTCGTAGACCAGGAGCGAATGGAGACCTTCAATCAATTACTCGATAACGACCCGGTCATTTATCTGATGGGAGAAGAATTAGACTTGCAAGCCTTGCGCTATGTCGATTGGCTTTTTACCGCTCAGGGCTTTCACTCCGTCCTTTTATCAGATCAGGCCTCGATCCGACATGCCCTTCATCACATCCGGGATCAGGATATCCTGTTTGTTTTTGCCTACAATGGCGACAGTCCGGCAGTCATCGAGACGATTGAATTAGTCAAACAGGCGTCACAAGCCACGGTGGTTTCTTTTACCCGTGCAGTCACCAATGTAGTGCAGAATCTATGCGATCTCGATTTTTACATTTTTACAGATGAGATCATTTATGACAGCCTTGATATGACCTCACGCGTCTCTATGATCGCGATCGTCGAACTGATCCTCTATAAAAGATTGAAAAAATCTCTTACAACTGAATGA
- the aguA gene encoding agmatine deiminase, with protein MAKRLASTPKKDGFRMPGEFEPHKQIWMIWPERPDNWQHGGTDAQKAFTDVAKAVSRFTPVTMCVSARQYENCRNTLPENIRVVEVANDDAWMRDCGPTFVVNDKGDVRAVDWDFNAWGGLVDGLYFPWAEDQKLAQKVCEIEGVDTYHTPDFVLEGGSIHVDGEGTVMVTEMCLLSEGRNPHMSKEEIEEMLKDYLNVEKVLWVKDGIDPEETNGHIDDVACFVRPGEAACIYTEDETHPFYTVAKETYDYLSSQTDAKGRKLKVHKLCTTIDPVTYGAEYEVDTVAGSIPRHADDICITSYMNFLITNGAIIAPQYGDKNDALALEQLQEMFPDHEIVGVQTRQVVYGGGNIHCITQQQPKG; from the coding sequence ATGGCAAAAAGACTTGCATCGACCCCAAAGAAAGATGGCTTCCGAATGCCGGGGGAATTTGAGCCGCACAAACAAATATGGATGATTTGGCCGGAGCGGCCGGATAATTGGCAGCATGGGGGCACCGATGCGCAAAAAGCCTTTACGGATGTGGCGAAAGCCGTTAGTAGGTTTACCCCGGTGACGATGTGTGTATCAGCGAGACAATACGAAAACTGCCGCAATACCTTACCAGAGAATATTCGGGTGGTAGAGGTCGCAAATGACGATGCTTGGATGCGGGATTGCGGACCGACATTTGTGGTCAATGATAAGGGCGATGTTCGCGCAGTGGATTGGGATTTCAATGCGTGGGGCGGCTTGGTGGACGGGCTGTATTTCCCTTGGGCGGAGGATCAGAAACTAGCGCAAAAAGTCTGCGAGATCGAAGGAGTCGATACGTATCATACACCTGATTTTGTTTTAGAAGGCGGCTCGATTCATGTGGATGGTGAGGGGACGGTGATGGTCACGGAAATGTGCCTGTTATCGGAGGGGCGAAATCCTCATATGAGTAAAGAGGAAATCGAAGAGATGCTGAAGGATTACTTAAATGTTGAAAAAGTGCTTTGGGTCAAAGACGGTATCGATCCCGAAGAAACCAACGGACACATCGATGACGTGGCCTGTTTTGTACGACCCGGTGAGGCAGCGTGTATTTATACAGAGGATGAAACCCATCCATTTTACACTGTCGCGAAGGAAACCTATGACTATTTAAGCAGTCAAACGGACGCGAAGGGACGTAAGTTAAAGGTCCACAAGCTTTGTACCACGATCGATCCTGTAACGTATGGGGCAGAATACGAAGTCGACACGGTGGCAGGAAGTATTCCGAGACACGCCGATGATATTTGCATTACTTCGTACATGAACTTTTTGATCACGAATGGGGCAATTATCGCACCGCAATACGGGGACAAAAATGATGCGTTGGCACTCGAACAGTTGCAAGAAATGTTCCCAGATCATGAAATCGTGGGCGTGCAAACAAGACAGGTCGTTTATGGCGGCGGCAATATTCACTGTATCACTCAGCAACAGCCGAAGGGATAA
- a CDS encoding DUF4367 domain-containing protein, with product MKSWMVLFICLTGLSISSGKEIFASPQVQESATGRFTRYFDYDMNYFNEFAKTGRIPRSNIPKKKSVGLPAPLIEMKTKKELDARMGYPGKMPAQLPPHFLPKKMYYYYNDKKPLLAERTYENENGKKIVLRYSKSLKGKALSGNYEATESRKSLHVDRLTASLIQLDTGSLLCWSEKNVNYCLNFESKITAPAAKEILSLFNSGI from the coding sequence ATGAAATCATGGATGGTTCTATTTATCTGTCTAACAGGACTAAGCATTTCCAGCGGAAAGGAAATCTTCGCTTCACCCCAAGTACAAGAGAGCGCTACAGGCCGATTCACTCGTTATTTTGACTATGACATGAACTATTTCAACGAATTTGCAAAAACAGGAAGAATCCCCCGCTCGAACATTCCGAAGAAAAAATCAGTCGGGCTGCCCGCCCCGCTGATCGAAATGAAAACAAAAAAAGAATTGGACGCACGCATGGGGTACCCAGGGAAAATGCCCGCGCAACTCCCGCCACACTTCTTGCCAAAAAAAATGTATTATTATTATAATGACAAGAAGCCCCTTTTAGCAGAGCGTACCTACGAGAATGAGAATGGCAAAAAGATAGTCCTTCGTTATTCAAAATCGCTAAAGGGAAAAGCACTTAGCGGCAACTACGAAGCGACGGAAAGTAGAAAAAGCCTTCATGTTGATCGTTTGACCGCTTCCCTCATCCAGTTAGATACAGGCAGCCTGCTCTGCTGGAGTGAGAAGAATGTGAATTACTGTTTGAATTTTGAGTCAAAAATAACTGCGCCTGCAGCAAAGGAAATACTCAGCTTATTTAATTCGGGGATCTAA
- a CDS encoding RNA polymerase sigma factor: MASEVLSREHPIVGFFKELFAFLNPAKEKQESEKETDFYYLDRYGDHLLRLAMSYVHNQSDAEDIVQETMIQLIRKAPEFENEEHEKAWLYRVTINLSKNRLKANGRRRFEPLPETLTEETPEDFGYLWEAVAQLPEIQRSALHFFYYEGFSTKEIAQLLEMKESTLRSHLHRGRNQLEQLLKGEAPDETNLS; the protein is encoded by the coding sequence ATGGCATCTGAGGTTTTATCAAGAGAACATCCGATTGTTGGATTTTTTAAAGAACTCTTCGCTTTTTTGAATCCAGCGAAAGAAAAACAAGAAAGTGAAAAGGAAACTGATTTTTATTATTTGGATCGCTACGGAGATCACCTGCTTCGTTTGGCAATGTCTTATGTCCATAATCAAAGTGATGCAGAGGACATCGTTCAAGAAACAATGATCCAACTGATCCGAAAAGCACCCGAATTCGAGAACGAGGAACACGAGAAAGCTTGGCTCTATCGTGTGACGATCAATCTTTCGAAGAATCGGTTAAAAGCCAATGGGCGACGACGCTTCGAACCGTTGCCAGAAACCCTTACGGAAGAGACACCCGAAGATTTTGGGTACTTATGGGAAGCCGTTGCACAACTACCGGAAATCCAACGCTCAGCTTTGCACTTCTTTTATTACGAAGGCTTTTCTACCAAAGAGATCGCGCAGCTGCTGGAGATGAAGGAAAGTACCCTGCGTTCTCATCTTCATCGCGGAAGAAACCAACTGGAACAACTCTTGAAAGGAGAGGCACCTGATGAAACAAACCTATCATGA